One genomic window of Gracilinema caldarium DSM 7334 includes the following:
- a CDS encoding chemotaxis protein CheW, whose protein sequence is MSDYLDPNNEELLKDFFSEAQMQVEVLEQNILVLENEGHNRDAVDEIFRAAHTLKGGAATVEMHELSSFTHLVEDVLDAIRSDLVQINEDVIDVLLLAIDIIKEMLDARMKGSVFGGDSSGIEQRLSALLPEGGRKGKQAGKAPSQVKTAAASVHLEAPTAAPSGLKTSKHSLTEYDILEMRQAAPDGTTIYRIAVTFNEDNVMNTVGGIQVFAALKGVSTVLRTVPDFEQLYEDVFHPVVEYYVASTHSLDDLYKIVSIPDVTLSAEIDELGSGGTASSQLKPSGAMNSKPAIAETHIQSEAKSVAQSSASVPEAKESIHQDESKGGDQEAEAKRAGKDVGSILRVDSKRIDNLLNLVSETVITKATFNQISNQFGELMTQLQGTETLYREKMKELFDRLPEYLEGIQNGRTVKEIRKEITERYGDLFTLFDPIETGLKVNIGKYRSTAQNLGRITGELQEGVMRIRMVPISQIFNRFPRLVRDLSKSLNKKVNLVIEGEETELDKSVIEDLLDPIMHSVRNCIDHGIEAPEVRLSSGKSETGTVLLKASNEGNMIIIEIADDGKGIDVEAVRAKAIERGLIHPNKELTDVEAFNLIFEPGFSTAKEITNISGRGVGLDVVRRQVEKLNGTVTVSSERGKGTRFTIKLPLTLAIIQGLLVRVGSEIYSIPITSVIESHRIRPSEIKMIDNYEVFNIRNDVISLLRLNRLFGIKTDEQREYYFVVIVGTAEKKMGLMVDSLIGEEDVVIKPLRDQFTNSPGIAGASILGDGSVSLIIDVSQLLELGLRKELEERRRREASVR, encoded by the coding sequence ATGAGTGATTATTTAGACCCCAACAATGAAGAACTTTTAAAAGACTTTTTTAGTGAAGCCCAGATGCAAGTTGAAGTACTGGAGCAAAATATTCTGGTGCTCGAAAATGAAGGTCATAATCGTGATGCGGTAGATGAGATTTTCCGGGCAGCCCATACCCTTAAAGGTGGTGCTGCTACGGTGGAAATGCATGAACTGTCATCATTTACCCACCTTGTTGAAGATGTGCTCGATGCAATCCGATCCGATCTGGTTCAGATTAATGAGGATGTAATTGATGTATTACTCCTTGCGATAGATATTATTAAGGAAATGCTCGATGCACGTATGAAGGGATCGGTCTTCGGTGGGGATAGTTCCGGGATTGAACAGCGACTTTCTGCGTTGCTTCCTGAGGGTGGACGGAAGGGGAAACAGGCTGGGAAAGCCCCTTCTCAAGTAAAAACAGCTGCAGCTTCTGTTCATCTAGAAGCCCCAACAGCTGCACCTTCTGGTCTGAAAACGAGCAAGCACTCCTTGACAGAATATGACATTCTAGAGATGCGTCAAGCTGCTCCGGACGGTACCACCATTTATCGGATTGCGGTGACCTTTAATGAGGATAACGTCATGAATACCGTAGGCGGTATTCAGGTATTTGCTGCTCTAAAGGGGGTTAGCACAGTCCTCAGAACTGTACCTGACTTTGAACAGCTTTATGAAGATGTTTTTCATCCCGTGGTAGAGTATTATGTTGCTAGTACCCACAGTCTGGATGATCTCTACAAAATTGTATCAATTCCAGATGTAACATTAAGTGCAGAAATTGATGAACTCGGAAGTGGTGGTACCGCAAGCAGCCAATTAAAGCCTTCAGGAGCTATGAATTCTAAGCCAGCGATTGCTGAAACCCACATCCAGTCAGAAGCAAAATCTGTCGCTCAATCGTCTGCGTCTGTACCAGAAGCAAAAGAATCGATCCATCAGGACGAATCTAAGGGTGGGGATCAGGAAGCAGAAGCTAAACGGGCTGGAAAAGATGTCGGTTCAATTCTACGGGTAGATTCCAAACGAATCGACAATCTGCTGAATCTTGTATCTGAAACGGTTATTACCAAGGCAACCTTTAATCAGATTTCCAACCAGTTCGGCGAACTCATGACTCAATTACAAGGTACCGAAACACTATATCGGGAAAAAATGAAAGAGCTTTTTGATCGTCTGCCTGAATATCTTGAAGGCATCCAAAATGGGCGGACGGTTAAAGAAATCCGAAAAGAAATTACTGAACGGTATGGGGATCTTTTCACCCTCTTTGATCCCATCGAGACAGGTCTTAAGGTTAATATTGGTAAATATCGATCAACTGCCCAGAATTTAGGTCGTATCACCGGGGAATTGCAGGAAGGGGTCATGCGGATCCGGATGGTGCCTATTAGCCAGATCTTTAACCGGTTTCCCCGTTTAGTTCGGGATCTTTCCAAGAGTCTTAATAAAAAGGTTAATCTTGTTATTGAAGGTGAAGAAACTGAACTTGATAAATCGGTTATCGAAGATCTTCTGGATCCAATCATGCACTCGGTCCGCAATTGTATAGACCATGGAATTGAAGCTCCAGAGGTTCGCCTTAGCTCAGGAAAAAGTGAAACCGGCACGGTGCTCCTCAAAGCCAGCAATGAAGGCAATATGATCATCATCGAAATTGCCGATGATGGCAAGGGTATTGATGTTGAGGCTGTTCGTGCAAAGGCAATTGAACGAGGATTAATCCATCCAAATAAAGAATTAACCGATGTAGAAGCCTTTAATCTGATATTTGAACCTGGTTTTTCGACCGCCAAGGAAATTACCAATATTTCTGGTCGAGGGGTTGGGCTGGATGTGGTCCGCCGGCAGGTAGAGAAGCTCAATGGTACTGTTACAGTCAGTTCAGAACGTGGAAAGGGAACACGATTTACCATCAAACTACCCTTAACCCTCGCTATTATTCAGGGGCTTTTGGTACGGGTCGGTAGTGAAATTTATTCCATACCGATAACCTCAGTTATCGAAAGTCATCGAATTAGACCTTCAGAAATTAAAATGATCGATAACTATGAGGTGTTTAATATCCGAAATGATGTCATTTCCTTACTGCGTCTCAATAGGCTCTTTGGAATTAAGACTGACGAACAACGGGAATATTACTTTGTGGTTATTGTCGGTACGGCAGAGAAAAAAATGGGGCTCATGGTAGACAGTCTCATCGGTGAAGAAGATGTGGTTATTAAACCGTTGCGGGATCAGTTTACCAACTCGCCTGGTATTGCAGGAGCTTCAATTTTGGGTGATGGTTCCGTTTCGCTTATTATCGATGTCAGCCAACTTCTGGAATTAGGCTTACGGAAAGAACTAGAAGAACGGCGCCGTCGGGAAGCATCGGTTCGATAG